From one Bartonella sp. HY038 genomic stretch:
- a CDS encoding peptidogalycan biosysnthesis protein: MTKHKEIGTDKVIYSRNNLEPSHLSSLFFAYLPKDFTSINLNSGLPCFGAKFDLLTTMESDTRKRIGSLPFFKLWSRLLKFNTLFVGTTVSEFTPLAENFDFDSSAQELITKAKTNYPLVIVKDLPLQNPLVRLSDSDASCNFLNALERCGFIKVEGQALAYVKMDFTSIDEYLNRFSKNRRKDFRRKFRHRDELIIDVLEAGNSLFFDEKALDQYYSLYLQVYQQSEVHFDLLSRDFFASLLQNPDPSLRVFTYKTKDNQLIGYNICFIHDNKLIDKYIGFEYPAAINYNLYFLSWFINLEYALAHRLEFYVAGWTDPKVKASLGAKFAMTQHAVYIRNPVLQRILKHFRHHFESDSMAIAPKENKAATSVENNL; the protein is encoded by the coding sequence GTGACTAAGCACAAGGAAATAGGCACGGATAAAGTTATTTATTCGCGCAATAATCTTGAGCCTAGTCATTTGTCTAGCCTCTTTTTTGCTTATTTGCCAAAAGACTTTACAAGCATTAATTTAAATTCTGGTTTGCCTTGCTTTGGCGCTAAGTTTGATCTTTTAACCACGATGGAAAGCGATACACGCAAGCGTATTGGTAGCCTGCCGTTTTTTAAATTATGGTCGCGGCTTTTAAAATTTAACACGCTTTTTGTCGGCACCACGGTAAGTGAATTTACACCCTTAGCTGAAAATTTTGATTTTGACAGCTCAGCTCAAGAATTAATAACCAAAGCAAAGACCAATTATCCTTTGGTCATTGTTAAAGATTTGCCACTGCAAAATCCTTTGGTACGCCTTAGTGATAGTGATGCAAGTTGCAATTTTTTAAACGCCTTAGAGCGTTGCGGCTTTATCAAGGTTGAGGGGCAGGCGCTTGCCTATGTAAAAATGGATTTTACCTCAATTGATGAATATTTGAACCGTTTTTCAAAAAATCGCCGCAAAGATTTTCGCCGTAAATTTCGTCACCGTGATGAATTGATTATTGATGTGCTTGAAGCAGGAAACTCGTTGTTTTTTGATGAAAAAGCACTTGATCAATATTATAGCCTTTATTTACAGGTCTATCAGCAAAGTGAAGTGCATTTTGATCTTTTAAGCCGTGATTTTTTTGCGAGTTTATTGCAAAATCCTGATCCCTCTTTGCGCGTTTTTACTTATAAAACCAAGGATAATCAACTTATCGGCTATAATATTTGTTTTATCCATGACAATAAGCTGATTGATAAATACATCGGTTTTGAGTATCCAGCTGCGATCAATTATAATTTGTATTTTTTAAGCTGGTTTATCAATCTTGAATATGCGCTCGCCCATCGCTTAGAATTTTATGTTGCCGGCTGGACAGATCCTAAAGTAAAAGCTTCGCTCGGGGCAAAATTTGCCATGACGCAACATGCAGTTTACATCCGCAATCCAGTTTTGCAGCGGATTTTAAAGCATTTTCGCCATCACTTTGAAAGTGATAGTATGGCTATAGCGCCAAAAGAAAATAAAGCTGCTACATCGGTGGAGAATAATCTATGA
- the cycA gene encoding D-serine/D-alanine/glycine transporter, with protein MTKKTNNPDEQHLERGLENRHIQLIAIGGAIGTGLFMGSGKTIHAAGPSIVLVYAIIGFMLFFVMRAMGELLLANTEYKSFIDFSADLLGPWAGFFIGWTYWLCWIVTGVADVIAIAGYAHFWWPWLNPWIPVLMCVAAFFILNIVAVKLFGELEFWFALIKIVAILALIAIGVYMIVTGFTSPNGNVTSLSNVWNGGNIFPNGVMGFFAGFQIAVFAFVGIELAGTAAAEVKHPERTLPKAINSIPIRVIFFYVLSLIIIMSVTPWDQVDPTKSPFVEMFVLIGIPIAASLVNFVVLTSAASSANSGVFSTSRMVYGLAEKDGAPKVLGKLSSKRVPANGLLFSCLCILIGYSVLSIIPTVMGAFTVVTTISAILFMFVWTIILISYVVYRKKRPDQHAISIYKMPGGVAMCYVVMAFFVFILALLSLEADTRIALIYTPLWFVLLAVCFFAFARKTYHQK; from the coding sequence ATGACAAAAAAAACAAATAATCCAGACGAGCAGCACCTTGAGCGCGGGCTTGAAAATCGTCATATTCAGCTGATTGCGATTGGCGGGGCTATCGGCACAGGTCTATTTATGGGCTCTGGTAAAACTATTCACGCGGCAGGGCCATCAATTGTGCTTGTCTATGCGATTATTGGTTTTATGCTGTTTTTCGTCATGCGCGCTATGGGTGAATTATTACTTGCCAATACCGAATATAAATCCTTTATCGATTTTTCGGCTGATCTTTTAGGCCCTTGGGCCGGTTTTTTCATCGGCTGGACCTATTGGCTATGTTGGATTGTAACGGGCGTTGCTGATGTTATTGCCATTGCCGGTTATGCGCATTTCTGGTGGCCATGGCTTAATCCATGGATTCCAGTGCTTATGTGCGTTGCCGCATTTTTTATCCTCAATATTGTTGCAGTAAAATTATTTGGTGAATTAGAGTTCTGGTTTGCTTTAATTAAAATCGTGGCTATTTTAGCGCTGATTGCCATTGGCGTTTATATGATTGTTACCGGTTTTACCTCTCCAAATGGCAATGTTACCTCACTTAGCAATGTCTGGAATGGTGGCAATATCTTCCCCAATGGTGTAATGGGCTTTTTTGCTGGCTTCCAAATTGCGGTTTTTGCCTTTGTGGGTATTGAACTCGCTGGCACTGCTGCGGCAGAAGTGAAACATCCAGAGCGCACATTGCCAAAAGCGATTAACTCAATTCCAATTCGGGTTATTTTCTTCTATGTTTTATCGCTCATTATTATTATGTCGGTAACCCCTTGGGATCAGGTCGATCCAACAAAGAGCCCATTTGTTGAAATGTTTGTGCTTATTGGTATTCCAATTGCTGCAAGCCTTGTTAATTTTGTGGTGCTAACCTCAGCGGCTTCATCAGCTAATAGTGGTGTTTTCTCAACCAGTCGCATGGTCTATGGTCTTGCTGAAAAAGATGGGGCGCCAAAGGTTCTAGGCAAATTATCAAGCAAACGCGTCCCAGCTAATGGTTTGTTATTCTCATGCCTTTGCATCTTGATTGGTTATTCAGTTTTATCCATTATTCCAACCGTTATGGGTGCATTTACAGTTGTGACCACCATCTCAGCTATTTTGTTTATGTTTGTCTGGACAATCATTCTCATCAGCTATGTGGTTTATCGCAAAAAACGTCCAGATCAACATGCGATTTCAATCTATAAAATGCCTGGCGGTGTTGCTATGTGTTACGTGGTCATGGCGTTCTTCGTGTTTATTTTAGCACTATTGTCACTTGAAGCAGATACCCGTATTGCACTTATCTATACACCATTATGGTTTGTTTTGCTTGCTGTTTGCTTCTTTGCTTTTGCGCGCAAAACCTATCATCAAAAATAA
- a CDS encoding amino acid permease has product MMDISSTTALNTSKTEKIPFTRYDLGWVVLCIGMAIGAGIIYLPIQVGLKGIWVFLAALLLAYPACYWMQALYLKSLSETSECEDYSNVISQYLGKNWGVVLGVLYLLMLFKGILGYSLTITIDSAKYLQTFGVTEGLLSQNIWYILGLLTFLVLIAAQGERLLFRISGPMVVAKVAIVVLFGIVMVPYWDFSNIPGFPPVLSFVRDTILTLPFALFSILFLQILSPMNIAFRKTEPDPQKATYRALRVNLIAFIVLVVCVLFFALSFTFSINHEQAVSAKQQNISALALAASVLSGKTIAIMSVLLNVFAIVTAFFAIFLGVYEAFKGIIINLLSRIMNVANIPNFIVQIGICAIIILILWGWVALDFSVIAMIQFLSPLNGIVGFIIPCCLILKVPALRKFITPSYWYVFGFGVVFCLAPLLKFFE; this is encoded by the coding sequence ATTATGGATATAAGTTCAACAACTGCTTTAAATACCAGCAAAACCGAAAAAATTCCGTTTACCCGCTATGATCTTGGTTGGGTAGTCTTATGCATCGGTATGGCAATTGGTGCAGGAATTATTTATCTACCAATTCAAGTGGGATTAAAAGGCATATGGGTATTTTTGGCCGCCTTATTGCTTGCCTACCCTGCGTGCTATTGGATGCAAGCACTTTATTTAAAAAGCCTTTCCGAAACAAGTGAATGTGAGGATTACTCCAATGTAATTAGCCAATATCTTGGCAAAAATTGGGGGGTGGTACTCGGTGTTTTATACCTTCTTATGCTGTTTAAAGGCATTTTAGGATATTCCCTTACTATCACTATTGATAGTGCTAAATATCTACAAACTTTTGGCGTTACGGAAGGGCTTTTATCCCAAAATATCTGGTATATTTTAGGATTGCTAACATTTTTGGTGTTGATTGCTGCCCAAGGCGAGCGGCTGCTCTTTAGAATTTCTGGCCCAATGGTGGTCGCCAAAGTAGCTATTGTGGTATTATTTGGCATCGTCATGGTACCCTATTGGGACTTTTCCAATATTCCAGGCTTTCCGCCAGTACTCTCTTTTGTTAGGGATACAATTTTAACTTTGCCATTTGCGCTATTTTCTATTTTATTTCTGCAAATTCTAAGCCCAATGAATATTGCCTTTCGCAAAACTGAACCAGATCCACAAAAAGCAACTTATCGCGCATTACGCGTCAACTTGATTGCCTTTATTGTCTTAGTGGTTTGCGTTTTATTTTTTGCACTGTCTTTTACCTTTTCAATTAATCATGAACAAGCAGTTTCAGCAAAGCAGCAAAATATTTCTGCCCTTGCATTGGCAGCGAGTGTCTTAAGCGGTAAAACGATTGCGATTATGTCGGTACTGCTTAATGTATTTGCGATTGTAACTGCGTTTTTTGCCATTTTTCTTGGTGTTTATGAGGCGTTTAAAGGCATCATCATAAACCTACTTTCACGCATTATGAATGTGGCGAATATACCTAATTTCATTGTACAAATTGGTATTTGTGCAATTATCATTCTTATTCTTTGGGGCTGGGTGGCTTTAGACTTTTCGGTTATTGCTATGATACAATTCCTCTCACCCTTAAATGGCATTGTCGGCTTTATTATTCCTTGTTGTTTAATTTTAAAAGTGCCGGCATTGCGTAAATTTATCACGCCATCTTATTGGTATGTATTTGGCTTTGGTGTCGTATTTTGCCTTGCACCATTGCTTAAATTTTTTGAATAA
- a CDS encoding aromatic amino acid transaminase: MSNFLSTYHEADGDPILALMDLLRKDPREDCIDLGVGVYRDDKGDTPIMQAVKAAEEGILRDEKTKTYLGIRGNMGFLDLLATKIFSHDLNLSSLQTPGGSGALRALADFLAIDGKKNIWLPNPTWGNHRAIFQACGHSFATYAYYNAKTASLDFSAMLAVLETAQKGDVVLLHGVCHNPTGVDLDAEQWQQVADLLLRKELIPFIDLAYLGLGSNLQQDLDGLRIITHTLPAGLVAISASKNFALYRERTGAAFVFSHEGATQKAVQSQLSRVARVSYSMPPDHGAEIVRRILVDKNLYQNWHQELALMCGRINSLRKSLADELAVFFEPDRFAYIEKGKGMFSLLPLDEQAVNRLRKEFAIYVVPGGRINIAGLKIQECQRFASAVAKVLSA; encoded by the coding sequence ATGAGCAATTTTTTAAGCACCTATCATGAAGCTGATGGAGATCCAATTTTGGCATTAATGGATCTTTTGCGCAAAGATCCACGCGAAGATTGTATTGATTTAGGTGTGGGTGTTTACCGCGATGACAAGGGCGACACCCCGATAATGCAAGCAGTAAAAGCTGCTGAAGAAGGTATTTTGCGCGATGAAAAAACCAAAACCTATCTTGGTATTCGGGGCAATATGGGCTTTCTTGATCTTTTAGCGACCAAAATTTTTAGCCATGATCTTAACCTATCTAGCTTGCAAACGCCGGGTGGTTCGGGCGCTTTACGTGCACTTGCCGATTTTTTAGCCATTGATGGCAAAAAAAATATTTGGTTACCCAACCCCACATGGGGCAATCATCGCGCTATTTTTCAAGCGTGCGGCCATAGTTTTGCAACTTACGCTTATTATAACGCAAAAACTGCAAGCCTTGATTTTAGCGCCATGTTGGCAGTTCTTGAAACAGCTCAAAAAGGCGATGTTGTGCTGTTGCATGGTGTCTGCCATAATCCAACCGGAGTTGATCTTGACGCTGAGCAATGGCAGCAAGTGGCTGATTTATTATTACGTAAAGAACTTATTCCATTTATTGATCTTGCTTATTTGGGGCTTGGCAGCAATTTACAACAAGATTTGGACGGCCTTCGTATTATTACCCATACCTTGCCTGCAGGATTAGTAGCAATTAGCGCATCTAAAAACTTTGCCCTTTACCGTGAGCGCACCGGCGCTGCCTTTGTTTTTTCTCATGAAGGGGCAACGCAAAAAGCTGTGCAATCGCAATTAAGTCGCGTGGCTCGTGTTAGCTATTCGATGCCACCAGATCATGGTGCAGAAATTGTTCGCCGCATTTTAGTTGATAAAAACCTTTATCAAAATTGGCATCAGGAACTTGCGCTTATGTGTGGGCGCATTAATAGCTTGCGCAAAAGCTTAGCTGATGAATTAGCAGTATTTTTTGAACCTGATCGCTTTGCCTATATTGAAAAAGGCAAGGGCATGTTTTCCCTCCTACCGCTTGATGAGCAGGCGGTAAATCGCTTGCGTAAAGAATTTGCCATTTACGTAGTACCTGGCGGGCGCATTAATATTGCAGGCTTAAAAATCCAAGAATGTCAACGTTTTGCAAGTGCTGTTGCTAAAGTGCTTAGTGCTTAA
- a CDS encoding aspartate aminotransferase family protein, whose product MAIFHGYKDGEANEIENNLLQDEAKYCSFGDTVHYVNPPKIFAGCEGSYMYDLKGIPYLDLQMWYSAVNFGYANPRLNEVLKQQIDTLPQTASQYLHPTKIELAKTIAVDMKNKFGLDGRVHFNVGGSQSIEDSLKIVRNAKNGKSLMFAFEGGYHGRTLGASSITSSYRYRRRYGHFGERAMFLPFPYPFRRPRGMSVEEYGEHCVNEFARLFETEYNGVWDPKASEAEYAAFYIEPLQGTGGYVVPPRNFFKGIKKVLDQYGILMVVDEIQMGFYRTGKLWSIEHFGVTPDVLVFAKALTNGLNPLGGLWAREELINPKMFPPGSTHSTFASNPLGTALGLEVMRMTAETDFEGMVMEKGAHFLEGLQDLQKRHPEIGDVDGLGLALRCEICTEDGFTPNRELLDRMVDIGLSGDLEYEGQKTGLVLDVGGYYKNVITLAPSLMISKAEIDKAIALLDQLLKRAKASM is encoded by the coding sequence ATGGCAATATTTCACGGATATAAAGACGGCGAAGCAAACGAAATTGAAAATAATTTACTTCAAGATGAAGCAAAATATTGTTCGTTTGGCGATACGGTTCATTACGTCAATCCACCAAAAATCTTCGCCGGCTGCGAAGGGTCTTATATGTACGACCTTAAGGGCATTCCTTATCTTGATTTGCAAATGTGGTATTCTGCGGTCAATTTTGGTTATGCCAATCCACGCCTCAATGAAGTGCTAAAACAACAAATTGATACTTTACCACAAACTGCTAGTCAATATTTGCATCCAACCAAAATTGAGCTTGCAAAAACCATCGCTGTAGACATGAAAAACAAATTCGGTCTTGATGGCCGCGTGCATTTCAATGTTGGTGGTTCGCAATCAATTGAAGATTCATTAAAAATCGTACGCAATGCAAAAAATGGCAAAAGCTTAATGTTCGCCTTTGAAGGTGGCTATCACGGCCGCACGCTTGGTGCTTCATCCATCACATCAAGCTACCGCTATCGTCGTCGTTATGGCCATTTTGGCGAACGCGCAATGTTCTTGCCTTTTCCATACCCATTTCGCCGCCCCCGCGGAATGAGCGTTGAAGAATATGGCGAACATTGCGTGAATGAATTTGCCCGTCTTTTTGAAACAGAATATAATGGCGTTTGGGATCCTAAGGCAAGCGAGGCTGAATATGCTGCCTTTTATATCGAGCCCTTACAAGGTACTGGCGGTTACGTCGTGCCACCGCGCAACTTCTTCAAAGGCATCAAGAAAGTTCTTGATCAATATGGCATTTTAATGGTTGTTGATGAAATCCAGATGGGCTTTTATCGCACCGGTAAATTATGGTCAATTGAGCATTTCGGCGTCACCCCTGACGTGCTTGTATTTGCCAAAGCCCTGACCAATGGACTTAATCCGCTTGGTGGCCTTTGGGCGCGAGAAGAATTGATCAATCCTAAAATGTTCCCTCCAGGTTCAACCCATTCAACCTTTGCATCTAATCCGCTTGGCACTGCGCTTGGCTTGGAAGTAATGCGCATGACCGCCGAAACCGATTTTGAAGGCATGGTTATGGAAAAGGGTGCGCATTTCCTTGAAGGTTTACAAGATTTGCAAAAACGTCATCCTGAAATTGGCGATGTTGATGGTCTTGGTCTTGCTCTTCGTTGCGAAATTTGTACCGAAGATGGCTTTACACCTAACCGTGAATTGCTTGACCGTATGGTTGACATTGGCCTTTCAGGTGATCTTGAATATGAAGGTCAAAAAACCGGTCTTGTTTTGGACGTTGGTGGTTATTACAAAAACGTTATCACCCTTGCACCATCTTTGATGATTAGCAAAGCGGAAATTGATAAGGCCATTGCCTTGCTTGACCAATTATTGAAGCGGGCAAAAGCCAGCATGTAA